One segment of Diaphorobacter sp. HDW4B DNA contains the following:
- a CDS encoding thiolase: MNLQQLRGSVAVVGVGHAGIGDAAGFTEQEILSQAALNAIKDAGLSLKDIDGITTCSSLSTMWVMPVIEYLGIRPTFIDSTMIGGSSYVAHLLPAIHALNSGQCNAVLVCYGSTQRTATFNRSELTRVRKVMDPQPFETPYDPPMPVAAYALAAQRHAHQYGTTRKQLAEVAVAARKWAQLNPEAVMRGDLSIEDVIGARAVATPFTVRDCCMVSDGAGAFVLTRADRAKDLAKKPVYILGNATACWNRQVSSMDDLTVTAASESGNRCFDMAGYQAKDAQLAMLYDAFTINTILFLEDLGFCAKGEGGAFVDDGAIAPGGRLAVNTNGGGLSCVHPGMYGVFLVIEAVRQLRGECGARQVGNAHLAVVHGNGGTLSSQSTAMLGTADAL, from the coding sequence ATGAACCTCCAACAATTGCGCGGAAGCGTGGCGGTCGTGGGTGTCGGGCATGCTGGAATTGGCGATGCCGCAGGCTTCACCGAGCAAGAGATTCTGAGCCAGGCGGCGCTCAACGCGATCAAGGATGCGGGCTTGTCGCTCAAGGACATTGACGGCATCACCACCTGCAGTTCGTTGTCCACCATGTGGGTCATGCCGGTCATCGAATATCTCGGAATTCGTCCCACGTTCATCGACAGCACGATGATTGGCGGCTCAAGCTATGTAGCTCATCTTCTGCCCGCGATTCACGCATTGAACTCGGGGCAATGCAACGCGGTGCTGGTTTGCTATGGCAGCACGCAGCGAACGGCGACCTTCAATCGCAGCGAACTGACGCGCGTGCGCAAGGTCATGGATCCGCAGCCGTTCGAGACACCGTATGACCCGCCCATGCCGGTGGCTGCATACGCGTTGGCGGCACAGCGTCATGCGCACCAGTACGGCACCACGCGCAAGCAGCTGGCAGAAGTGGCGGTGGCAGCGCGCAAATGGGCACAACTCAATCCCGAAGCGGTGATGCGAGGCGATCTCAGCATCGAAGATGTGATCGGCGCGCGAGCAGTTGCCACTCCTTTCACGGTGCGTGACTGCTGCATGGTGAGTGATGGCGCGGGCGCATTTGTTCTAACGCGCGCAGATCGCGCAAAGGATCTGGCCAAAAAGCCCGTGTACATACTGGGCAATGCCACAGCGTGCTGGAACCGCCAGGTCTCGTCGATGGATGACCTGACGGTGACGGCGGCCAGTGAATCCGGCAATCGCTGCTTCGACATGGCCGGCTATCAGGCCAAGGATGCCCAGTTGGCCATGCTGTACGACGCGTTCACCATCAACACCATTCTCTTTCTCGAGGACTTGGGCTTCTGTGCCAAGGGTGAAGGTGGCGCGTTCGTCGATGACGGCGCCATCGCGCCGGGCGGCAGGTTGGCTGTCAACACCAATGGCGGTGGTCTTTCATGCGTGCATCCCGGCATGTACGGCGTGTTTCTCGTGATCGAGGCGGTGCGGCAATTGCGTGGCGAATGTGGTGCGCGGCAGGTGGGCAACGCACATTTGGCGGTGGTGCACGGCAATGGCGGAACGCTTTCGAGCCAATCCACGGCCATGCTGGGAACAGCCGACGCGCTCTGA
- a CDS encoding tripartite tricarboxylate transporter substrate binding protein, with translation MKTTLCRSAFGAALLMTTMFSVHAQTAPLCATTGLRMVVPAAPGGTTDLIGRLIANHLTRRSNMPIVVDNKAGGGGTIGASSVAHAKADGCTVLMGNVGSNAINYSLNKKLNYGPQNFAPVTEVFAVPNVLVVNPAVPARDVKGLIQLAKDKPGTLALANSGVGQSTHMTAELFRLETGIDVITVPYKGNAPAVADLLAGQVQMMFDNVAVSQPHILAGKLRALAVTSAQRVPALPDVPTMAEAGMNGFNVVAWFGLFYPARTSAEQVKWLQSEVAEILKQDDVKRQIFDWSGVVSGSSPEDFQRYVNKEVGQWQKVVDKAGITLP, from the coding sequence ATGAAGACGACTCTTTGCAGGAGCGCGTTTGGTGCAGCTTTGCTGATGACGACCATGTTCTCGGTACATGCGCAGACCGCACCACTGTGTGCAACCACTGGGCTGCGCATGGTGGTTCCGGCGGCTCCGGGTGGCACGACCGATCTGATTGGCCGGTTGATCGCCAACCATCTCACTCGGCGCAGCAACATGCCGATCGTCGTGGACAACAAAGCCGGAGGCGGTGGAACCATTGGCGCATCCAGCGTGGCGCACGCCAAGGCCGATGGGTGCACGGTGCTGATGGGCAATGTGGGATCGAATGCCATCAACTATTCGCTCAACAAGAAGCTCAACTACGGACCGCAGAATTTCGCTCCCGTCACCGAAGTGTTTGCGGTGCCAAATGTACTGGTGGTCAACCCCGCAGTTCCAGCGAGGGATGTCAAGGGGCTGATCCAGTTGGCCAAGGACAAGCCAGGCACTCTGGCACTCGCCAACTCGGGCGTTGGGCAATCCACGCACATGACTGCCGAGTTGTTCCGCTTGGAGACAGGCATAGATGTGATCACTGTTCCCTATAAAGGCAATGCGCCTGCGGTGGCCGATCTGCTGGCGGGACAGGTGCAGATGATGTTTGACAACGTGGCTGTATCCCAGCCGCACATCCTTGCCGGAAAGCTGCGCGCATTGGCGGTCACCAGTGCACAGCGCGTTCCCGCATTGCCCGATGTGCCCACGATGGCCGAAGCGGGCATGAATGGCTTCAACGTCGTTGCCTGGTTCGGCTTGTTCTATCCCGCAAGAACATCGGCTGAACAGGTGAAGTGGCTGCAGTCCGAAGTAGCGGAAATTCTCAAACAGGACGATGTGAAGAGGCAGATTTTCGACTGGAGCGGCGTGGTGAGCGGCAGCTCGCCCGAGGACTTCCAACGCTACGTCAACAAGGAAGTCGGGCAATGGCAGAAGGTGGTGGACAAGGCGGGAATCACCTTGCCGTGA
- a CDS encoding 3-oxoacid CoA-transferase subunit A yields the protein MLNKVMPTLEEAVAGIEDGATVLIGGFGPSGVPTQLLQALLAKGARDLTVVNNNAGNGEAGLSQLIRAGRVRKMICSFARSSNPKKPNAEAFADWYRAGKIELEVVPQGTLAERLRAAGAGIGPFYTPTSFGTRLAEGKESREFNGRGFVLEQPLHGDVAFVCAQKADAQGNLMYRYASRNFGPVMCMAARMTVVEVGEVVPVGSLPPEHVMTPGIFVQRVVEVRDERA from the coding sequence ATGTTGAACAAGGTGATGCCGACGCTCGAAGAGGCGGTGGCGGGAATCGAGGATGGCGCGACGGTGCTGATCGGAGGCTTCGGGCCTTCGGGCGTTCCAACGCAATTACTGCAGGCATTGCTGGCGAAGGGTGCGCGTGATCTTACGGTGGTGAACAACAACGCGGGCAACGGAGAAGCTGGTTTGAGCCAGTTGATTCGTGCGGGACGCGTGCGCAAGATGATCTGTTCGTTTGCTCGTTCCTCCAATCCCAAGAAGCCCAATGCAGAGGCGTTTGCTGATTGGTACAGGGCGGGAAAGATCGAGCTGGAGGTAGTTCCGCAAGGAACGTTGGCGGAACGCCTGCGCGCAGCAGGGGCGGGCATTGGCCCGTTCTACACACCTACCTCCTTCGGCACCCGACTTGCAGAAGGCAAGGAGTCGCGCGAGTTCAATGGACGCGGGTTCGTTCTGGAGCAGCCGCTGCACGGTGATGTGGCATTCGTATGTGCGCAGAAGGCGGATGCGCAGGGCAACCTGATGTACCGCTACGCGAGCCGCAATTTCGGCCCTGTGATGTGCATGGCGGCGCGCATGACGGTGGTGGAGGTGGGTGAGGTAGTGCCCGTTGGCAGCCTCCCGCCAGAGCATGTGATGACGCCAGGCATCTTCGTTCAACGTGTGGTGGAGGTGCGTGATGAGCGTGCATAA
- a CDS encoding 3-oxoacid CoA-transferase subunit B, whose amino-acid sequence MSVHKLSRERMAQLVAADIDINSYVNLGIGMPTLVADYLDPTRGVILHSENGILGLRGLEQGESADPDLMNATKEPVMLVPGSSITDHVVSFCMMRGGHLDLTVLGAFQVSATGDLANWDTGQADSIPAVGGAMDLVAGARKIFVMMQHQDKDGSPKIVQQCTYPLTGARVVDRIYTDLAVIDVLPDRLEVRGLVEGISFEELQERTGVPLKRAATCAVLRS is encoded by the coding sequence ATGAGCGTGCATAAGTTGTCTCGCGAGCGCATGGCGCAACTCGTGGCCGCCGACATCGACATCAATTCCTATGTGAACCTCGGAATCGGCATGCCAACCTTGGTTGCGGACTATCTCGATCCCACGCGTGGTGTCATTCTTCACAGTGAGAACGGCATCCTTGGATTGCGTGGTCTGGAACAGGGCGAGAGTGCCGATCCCGACCTCATGAACGCAACCAAGGAACCGGTGATGTTGGTGCCTGGATCGTCGATCACCGATCACGTGGTGTCGTTCTGCATGATGCGCGGTGGGCATCTTGACCTCACCGTGCTGGGTGCGTTTCAGGTATCGGCGACAGGTGATCTGGCGAACTGGGATACAGGCCAGGCGGACTCGATTCCCGCCGTGGGCGGTGCGATGGATCTGGTGGCTGGTGCGCGAAAGATCTTTGTGATGATGCAGCACCAGGACAAGGATGGATCACCCAAGATCGTGCAGCAATGCACCTATCCACTGACGGGTGCGCGCGTCGTTGACCGCATCTATACAGACCTTGCCGTAATCGACGTGCTGCCTGATCGCCTCGAAGTGCGAGGCCTGGTTGAAGGAATCAGCTTTGAAGAGTTGCAGGAGCGCACTGGCGTTCCCTTGAAGCGCGCAGCCACATGCGCGGTATTGCGTTCATGA
- a CDS encoding acyl-CoA carboxylase subunit beta: MNWSEELAELEQRKAFSQAMGGPEKIERQHRNGKLTVRERVEQLVDRSSFVEVGGLAGSGEYDEHGRLKTVVPSNVVLGRAKINERPVVVIGDDFTVRGGANDGAVGDKMIFAEQMAYDLRIPMVRLVDGTGGGGSVKNIEKMGHALLPKMKIWPYVARNLSRVPVVSLALGSVAGQGAARVAGSHYSLMVKDTSQLFIAGPPVVAKIGQDLTKNELGGSQVHARNGVVDDEVESEAQAFEVARRFLSYLPSSVYEVAEQSKNPVEVADQQWLRDAIPKDPRKVYKIKPIVETLFDKGSVFEIGRHWGKAIIGGLARIDGWPVVFAASNPYFYGGGWDRQTADKFVRLVDLAEHFHLPVVNMVDIAGFQIGLDAEKDGVMRAGVRALTAVSQATVPWFSLIVRRAFGVAGGSHQNSSRFNFRYAWPSAQWGSLPIEGGLEVAYRSEIEAAEDPEAKRAEIEERVRSLTSPFRSAEAFVIEDIIDPAQTRVRLEEFARLSAPLREPGETRVGYRP, translated from the coding sequence ATGAATTGGAGTGAAGAACTTGCAGAACTGGAGCAGCGCAAGGCGTTCTCGCAAGCAATGGGTGGACCGGAAAAGATCGAGCGTCAGCACCGTAACGGAAAGCTCACTGTGCGCGAACGTGTCGAGCAGTTGGTGGACAGGAGCTCATTCGTTGAGGTCGGCGGCCTGGCTGGCTCGGGTGAGTATGACGAGCATGGGCGACTGAAGACGGTTGTGCCCTCGAACGTGGTGTTGGGGCGCGCCAAGATCAATGAGCGCCCCGTGGTGGTCATCGGTGATGATTTCACCGTGCGCGGCGGTGCGAACGACGGAGCCGTTGGCGACAAGATGATCTTCGCCGAACAGATGGCATACGACCTGCGCATTCCGATGGTGCGATTGGTGGACGGAACGGGTGGTGGCGGCTCTGTCAAGAACATTGAGAAGATGGGCCATGCGTTGCTGCCAAAGATGAAGATTTGGCCCTACGTGGCACGCAATCTGAGCCGTGTTCCCGTTGTGTCACTCGCGCTCGGCTCTGTAGCCGGACAGGGGGCGGCGCGTGTGGCGGGAAGTCACTACTCGCTGATGGTGAAGGACACGTCGCAACTGTTCATCGCTGGACCTCCGGTGGTCGCCAAGATCGGCCAGGATCTCACAAAGAATGAGCTGGGTGGCAGCCAGGTCCATGCGCGCAATGGCGTGGTGGATGACGAGGTGGAGTCGGAGGCGCAGGCGTTCGAGGTGGCGCGACGTTTTCTGAGCTATCTGCCTTCGTCGGTGTACGAAGTGGCCGAGCAATCAAAGAATCCCGTGGAAGTGGCGGATCAGCAATGGCTGCGCGATGCGATCCCCAAGGATCCACGCAAGGTCTACAAGATCAAGCCGATTGTCGAGACGCTGTTCGACAAGGGAAGTGTGTTCGAGATCGGGCGCCATTGGGGAAAAGCCATCATCGGTGGTCTCGCGCGCATCGACGGCTGGCCCGTGGTGTTTGCTGCGAGCAATCCATATTTCTATGGCGGCGGCTGGGATCGCCAGACGGCAGACAAATTTGTGCGTCTGGTGGATCTGGCAGAGCACTTCCATCTGCCAGTGGTGAACATGGTGGACATCGCTGGATTCCAGATCGGGCTGGATGCGGAAAAAGACGGCGTCATGCGCGCAGGAGTGCGCGCGCTCACGGCAGTGTCGCAAGCCACCGTTCCGTGGTTCTCGCTCATCGTGCGCCGTGCGTTTGGTGTGGCAGGAGGAAGCCACCAGAACTCGAGCCGCTTCAATTTCCGTTACGCGTGGCCGTCCGCGCAATGGGGATCGCTGCCGATCGAAGGAGGGCTCGAGGTGGCGTATCGCTCCGAGATCGAAGCGGCCGAGGACCCGGAAGCCAAGCGTGCCGAGATTGAAGAACGCGTGCGAAGCCTGACCTCGCCATTTCGCAGCGCAGAGGCATTCGTGATTGAGGACATCATCGATCCGGCGCAGACGCGTGTGCGACTGGAGGAGTTCGCACGTCTGTCTGCACCGCTGCGAGAGCCTGGCGAAACACGGGTGGGGTATCGACCATGA
- a CDS encoding acetyl/propionyl/methylcrotonyl-CoA carboxylase subunit alpha, translating to MTAARKSKSIRKVLIANRGAAAARIVRAVQGLGLKPVVVYSEADAQLPYVEQAAESYCIGPAPAKQSYLDQGALLDCMRRSGADALHPGYGFLSENAAFAQCVEEAGHCFIGPSPKWIELLGHKARARDFMGRMGLALGGSSAVLPANDMQAVHTAARQLGFPVLIKPAGGDGGIGMFPVHSSDELDGAWLRASALAEKAFSDPSLYLERFVQAPRHIEFQFLADRHGHVMSLFERDCSTQRRYQKVIEESPAPRLDRAVLQNMGEQLERMLANVGYDVIGTVEMLYTPESGFSFLEVNTRLQVEHAVTEAVTGTDIVQAQIRLAAGERLAEVMPVRPALNGHAIEARIYAEDPVRFFPSPGMLKVFQFPDNVPGIRVETGYAQGNAVTSHYDPMVSKLIAHGRTRDEAALRLRSALAATRIEGIKTNIPMIERVLGSARFGDAAMTVDGLQAALAEQAQTSINPTVEAKETV from the coding sequence ATGACCGCAGCGCGCAAGTCCAAATCGATCAGGAAGGTGTTGATCGCCAATCGCGGCGCCGCAGCCGCTCGCATTGTTCGAGCAGTGCAGGGGCTGGGGTTGAAGCCCGTCGTTGTGTACTCCGAGGCGGATGCGCAACTGCCCTATGTGGAGCAGGCGGCCGAGTCCTACTGCATCGGTCCAGCACCTGCAAAGCAGAGTTATCTGGATCAAGGCGCATTGCTGGACTGCATGCGGCGGTCAGGTGCGGATGCGCTGCATCCTGGCTATGGATTTTTGTCGGAGAACGCCGCGTTCGCGCAGTGCGTTGAAGAGGCGGGTCATTGCTTTATCGGACCTTCGCCCAAATGGATTGAACTGCTGGGGCACAAGGCGCGAGCGCGTGACTTCATGGGCCGCATGGGGTTGGCGTTGGGCGGCAGCTCTGCAGTGTTGCCCGCCAACGATATGCAGGCGGTACACACAGCCGCAAGACAACTTGGATTTCCTGTGTTGATAAAGCCTGCGGGTGGCGATGGTGGGATCGGCATGTTTCCCGTTCATTCGTCCGATGAGCTGGATGGCGCATGGCTGCGCGCAAGCGCGTTGGCGGAAAAGGCGTTCAGTGATCCGTCGCTGTATCTGGAGCGCTTTGTTCAGGCGCCCCGCCATATCGAATTCCAGTTTCTAGCGGACCGTCATGGGCATGTAATGTCCTTGTTCGAGCGTGATTGCTCGACCCAGCGCCGTTACCAGAAGGTGATCGAGGAATCACCCGCACCGAGATTGGATCGCGCCGTTTTGCAGAACATGGGCGAGCAGTTGGAGCGGATGCTGGCCAACGTGGGCTATGACGTTATCGGTACGGTGGAGATGCTTTACACGCCAGAAAGCGGGTTCTCGTTTCTTGAAGTCAACACGCGCCTTCAGGTGGAGCACGCCGTGACCGAGGCAGTGACAGGAACCGATATCGTGCAGGCGCAGATCAGATTGGCTGCAGGGGAGCGTTTGGCGGAAGTGATGCCAGTGCGCCCGGCGCTGAACGGGCACGCGATCGAGGCTCGCATTTATGCGGAAGACCCAGTGCGGTTCTTTCCTTCGCCGGGTATGTTGAAGGTATTCCAGTTTCCAGACAACGTGCCGGGGATTCGCGTGGAGACCGGCTACGCACAGGGGAATGCGGTGACCAGCCACTACGACCCGATGGTGTCCAAGCTGATCGCGCATGGGCGCACGCGCGACGAGGCCGCTTTGCGTTTGAGGAGTGCCCTGGCGGCGACGCGCATTGAAGGCATCAAGACCAACATTCCCATGATCGAACGCGTTCTCGGCAGCGCTCGATTTGGCGATGCGGCAATGACGGTGGATGGCCTGCAGGCGGCTCTTGCGGAGCAGGCGCAGACATCCATCAATCCCACAGTGGAAGCAAAGGAGACGGTATGA
- a CDS encoding acetyl-CoA carboxylase biotin carboxyl carrier protein subunit has product MKAICATVSGRVVQCVVNEGDAVKTGDEVVKIESMKMEIPVESEASGLIAKWLVKEGDEVQEGQALVELS; this is encoded by the coding sequence ATGAAAGCGATTTGTGCAACGGTGTCTGGACGTGTCGTGCAATGCGTGGTGAATGAGGGCGATGCGGTCAAGACGGGAGACGAGGTCGTGAAGATCGAATCGATGAAGATGGAAATCCCCGTGGAGAGTGAAGCCAGTGGCCTCATTGCCAAGTGGCTGGTGAAGGAGGGCGACGAAGTTCAGGAAGGGCAGGCACTGGTGGAGTTGAGCTGA
- a CDS encoding tripartite tricarboxylate transporter substrate binding protein produces the protein MKNEWQTECSGAPSRRKFVMAATAAMLLGGVVPSAMAEDASSFPSKPITIMVPFSAGGTTDILARLIGQKLTERWKVAVVVDNKLGAGGNIGSAQVARSTPDGYTLVMGTIGTHAINPSLYASMPYDALKDFAPITRTAMVPNVLVVNPASPFNNVKEMIDYAKANPGKLTFGSSGHGSTLQLSGELFKMMAQVDMVHVPYKGSSPAVADLLGNQITMIFDNMPSSLPHVKAGKLKALGVTSSTRVSQLPDAPTLSEAGVPGYEVMSWFGLWAPAKTPQPIVEKLNHAIVEILKSPEVQQKISEQGAVPTPETPAEFDRFIRAETDKWSKVVKAAKLQAM, from the coding sequence ATGAAGAACGAATGGCAAACCGAATGCAGTGGGGCACCATCACGGCGCAAGTTCGTGATGGCCGCGACGGCGGCGATGCTGCTGGGTGGTGTGGTGCCCTCTGCAATGGCGGAGGATGCGAGCAGCTTTCCGAGCAAGCCCATAACCATCATGGTGCCGTTTTCAGCGGGCGGCACAACCGATATCCTGGCGCGCTTGATAGGTCAGAAGCTCACCGAGCGTTGGAAAGTGGCCGTGGTGGTGGACAACAAGTTGGGTGCTGGCGGCAACATTGGCAGTGCCCAGGTGGCGCGTAGCACACCCGATGGCTATACGCTGGTCATGGGCACGATCGGCACGCACGCCATCAACCCCAGTCTGTACGCCAGCATGCCGTACGACGCCCTGAAGGACTTCGCTCCCATCACGCGCACGGCGATGGTGCCGAATGTGCTGGTGGTGAATCCGGCTTCGCCTTTCAACAACGTGAAGGAGATGATCGACTACGCGAAAGCGAATCCCGGCAAGTTGACGTTCGGTTCTTCCGGGCATGGCAGCACGCTGCAATTGTCGGGTGAGCTGTTCAAGATGATGGCGCAGGTGGACATGGTGCATGTGCCCTACAAGGGAAGCTCGCCTGCGGTTGCGGACCTGCTCGGCAATCAGATCACGATGATCTTCGACAACATGCCGTCGTCGCTGCCGCATGTGAAGGCGGGCAAGCTGAAGGCGTTGGGCGTGACTTCATCAACACGTGTGTCCCAGTTGCCTGATGCGCCGACGTTGTCGGAAGCAGGTGTTCCCGGCTACGAAGTGATGTCCTGGTTTGGCCTGTGGGCTCCAGCGAAGACGCCGCAACCGATCGTTGAAAAGCTGAATCACGCCATCGTCGAGATTCTGAAATCGCCGGAGGTGCAGCAGAAGATTTCGGAGCAAGGCGCAGTCCCAACGCCGGAAACGCCGGCCGAGTTCGATCGCTTCATTCGCGCGGAAACGGACAAGTGGAGCAAGGTCGTGAAGGCGGCCAAGCTGCAGGCCATGTGA
- a CDS encoding SDR family NAD(P)-dependent oxidoreductase, translated as MQGMMDGKVVVVTGAGGGIGREIALQMAAAGAKVVVNDIGVSLHGDALERGASVLTPAQAVVKEIRDAGGEAVASHDSVAESKSANAIIECAVDSFGRIDGVVNNAGNLRDRSFHKMSEDEWRAVIAVHLDGTFFVSRAAATHFREQESGAFVHMTSTSGLIGNFGQANYGAAKLGIVALSKMIALDMGRYNVRSNCIAPSAWSRMTSSIPTDTPQQLDRVEKLKKMEAGKIAPMAVYLLSDAASEVTAQIFAVRANEIMLMSQPRPLRSVHYSDGWTPERIAEVAIPAMKKHFYPLERSPDVMSWDPI; from the coding sequence ATGCAAGGCATGATGGACGGCAAGGTGGTCGTTGTGACGGGCGCGGGAGGCGGCATTGGCCGCGAGATCGCTCTGCAGATGGCGGCAGCAGGTGCCAAGGTCGTGGTGAATGACATTGGGGTGTCCCTGCACGGAGATGCGCTTGAGCGCGGCGCAAGCGTATTGACACCAGCGCAAGCGGTGGTGAAGGAAATTCGCGATGCAGGTGGTGAGGCTGTGGCCAGCCACGACTCAGTTGCGGAATCGAAATCAGCCAACGCCATCATCGAATGCGCGGTCGACAGTTTCGGCAGGATTGACGGCGTGGTGAACAACGCAGGCAATCTGCGGGATCGCTCCTTTCACAAGATGAGCGAGGACGAGTGGCGTGCGGTGATCGCAGTGCATCTGGATGGTACGTTCTTCGTGAGCCGTGCGGCCGCTACACATTTCCGCGAACAGGAGTCGGGGGCGTTCGTGCATATGACTTCGACGTCGGGGCTTATCGGCAATTTCGGTCAGGCCAATTATGGTGCGGCCAAGCTGGGTATCGTTGCGTTGTCAAAGATGATTGCGCTCGACATGGGGCGCTACAACGTGCGCTCCAACTGCATCGCGCCATCGGCGTGGAGCCGCATGACGAGTTCGATTCCAACCGATACGCCGCAGCAGCTTGATCGTGTGGAGAAGCTCAAGAAGATGGAGGCCGGAAAGATCGCGCCAATGGCTGTGTATCTGCTGTCGGATGCGGCGAGCGAAGTGACTGCGCAGATTTTCGCGGTACGCGCCAACGAGATCATGCTGATGAGCCAGCCACGCCCATTGCGCTCGGTGCACTACAGCGACGGTTGGACCCCCGAGCGGATCGCCGAAGTGGCGATTCCCGCGATGAAGAAGCATTTCTATCCACTGGAGCGCTCGCCCGATGTGATGAGTTGGGATCCGATCTGA
- a CDS encoding MaoC/PaaZ C-terminal domain-containing protein yields the protein MRLSYQELLDYDIPEVRQRYSQRDSILYALSVGVAQNPLDELGLHYVDEQYGPHVLPSMAVVLGYPGFWLRTPGIDADVTRLLHGEQSVTLLAAIPAEGEVIGKTRVVEAVDKGEKGLLLYSEKELRDAGTGQLLATTAATHVLRGDGGMAGAPTQARMVEPFPDSLPQASCTISTRTDQALLYRQNGDRNPLHSDPAVAKKAGYERPILHGLCTFAMVNHAVSRTLGKSSEGDFDSVFMRFSAPVFPGEQLRVDVWGDGAFRATALERNVVVMQGRQRNR from the coding sequence ATGCGTTTGAGTTATCAGGAGCTGCTGGACTACGACATCCCCGAAGTGCGCCAGCGCTATTCACAGCGTGATTCGATTCTGTATGCGCTGTCCGTTGGCGTCGCGCAGAACCCACTTGATGAGCTGGGGCTGCATTATGTCGATGAGCAGTATGGGCCGCATGTGCTGCCGTCGATGGCCGTTGTGCTCGGCTATCCCGGCTTCTGGCTCAGAACGCCGGGGATTGACGCGGATGTCACCAGACTGCTGCACGGTGAGCAGTCGGTGACTCTGCTTGCAGCCATACCGGCGGAAGGCGAAGTCATTGGCAAGACGCGTGTGGTGGAGGCGGTGGACAAGGGCGAGAAGGGGCTGTTGCTCTACTCGGAAAAAGAGCTGCGCGATGCCGGCACTGGGCAACTGCTGGCGACGACTGCCGCCACCCATGTGTTGCGCGGCGATGGAGGGATGGCTGGTGCCCCCACGCAGGCACGGATGGTGGAGCCCTTCCCAGATTCGCTGCCCCAGGCGAGCTGCACGATCAGTACGCGAACGGATCAGGCCTTGCTCTACCGACAGAACGGTGACCGCAACCCATTGCACAGTGATCCCGCGGTGGCAAAGAAGGCGGGATATGAGCGGCCGATTCTGCACGGGCTGTGTACGTTCGCCATGGTGAATCATGCGGTGTCGCGCACGTTGGGAAAATCGTCGGAAGGAGATTTCGACAGCGTGTTCATGCGCTTTTCCGCTCCCGTCTTTCCGGGCGAGCAATTGCGTGTGGATGTCTGGGGCGATGGTGCATTCCGTGCGACCGCGCTGGAGCGCAACGTGGTCGTGATGCAGGGAAGACAGCGCAATCGCTGA
- a CDS encoding N-acyl homoserine lactonase family protein has protein sequence MMLPQYEIYALRYATVDRQRHENFITPPDPHDGPMPMDYYVWLLRDGKRHFLVDTGFNEAAARERRRQFLRCPIEALSVFGLAPPDINDVIITHLHYDHAGNIRRLPHARIHLQESEMHYACGCNMRFDLLRHAYAVEDVVDVLRGVHDKRVNFCHGNEEIAPGLQVLHIGGHTQGLQSVRVHTARGWVVLASDASHYYDNMQNDAPFPIVFNVADMLTGYETLMRFAESPEHVIPGHDPAVLARYPKVNGQDIVALHLPPTR, from the coding sequence ATGATGCTTCCTCAATACGAAATCTACGCCCTGCGCTACGCGACGGTGGATCGCCAGCGTCACGAGAACTTCATCACCCCGCCTGATCCGCACGATGGCCCCATGCCGATGGATTACTACGTCTGGCTGCTTCGCGACGGCAAGCGTCATTTTCTGGTCGATACGGGCTTCAATGAAGCTGCGGCGCGAGAACGCCGCCGCCAGTTCCTGCGCTGCCCCATCGAGGCACTGAGTGTCTTCGGCCTTGCACCACCGGACATCAACGACGTCATCATCACCCATCTGCACTACGACCACGCAGGCAACATCCGCCGCCTGCCGCATGCGCGCATTCATCTGCAGGAAAGTGAAATGCATTACGCCTGCGGCTGCAACATGCGCTTTGATCTGCTGCGTCACGCCTATGCCGTGGAAGACGTGGTGGACGTGCTGCGCGGCGTACATGACAAGCGCGTGAATTTCTGCCACGGCAATGAGGAGATCGCGCCAGGCCTTCAGGTGCTCCATATCGGCGGACACACCCAAGGCCTGCAATCCGTACGCGTACACACCGCACGCGGCTGGGTCGTGCTGGCATCCGACGCAAGCCACTACTACGACAACATGCAGAACGATGCACCGTTCCCCATCGTCTTCAATGTGGCCGACATGCTGACGGGATACGAAACGTTGATGCGATTCGCGGAGTCCCCCGAGCATGTGATTCCAGGGCACGACCCCGCAGTGCTGGCGCGCTACCCCAAGGTGAACGGACAGGACATCGTCGCCCTTCACCTGCCACCCACCCGTTGA